From Hyphomicrobiales bacterium, one genomic window encodes:
- a CDS encoding ion transporter has product MLELRRKIYNQLDPKVWTGDGMSPLNAGILIAVLISIFIVILQSEPVIFAAYSSIFIGLNWIFAIGCSIEYIVRLWAMGEADEYRGATGRIRYACTFASVLDLVATVSIWIDLIFGIPGVYGLLCRMARALRVLTLSRNSKAGVALRLLLVACYERATELLLSLMLTLTVMTITATALFIIEGQAQPEAFGSIPRAMWWAVATLTTVGYGDIYPITVAGKFFASIATLTSIAIVAMPTGILAAAFSDAFQKMKKD; this is encoded by the coding sequence ATGTTGGAATTACGCCGCAAAATTTATAATCAACTTGATCCAAAAGTGTGGACGGGAGACGGCATGTCGCCGCTCAATGCGGGCATATTGATTGCCGTGTTGATTAGTATTTTCATCGTCATACTCCAATCTGAACCCGTTATTTTCGCAGCCTATTCCTCCATTTTCATTGGATTGAATTGGATCTTTGCTATCGGTTGCTCCATCGAATACATCGTGCGCCTTTGGGCCATGGGTGAGGCCGATGAATATCGTGGTGCCACGGGGCGCATACGCTACGCCTGTACGTTTGCCAGCGTGTTAGATCTGGTTGCAACGGTGTCCATATGGATAGACCTCATCTTCGGCATTCCGGGTGTTTATGGTTTGCTTTGCCGCATGGCGCGCGCGTTGCGCGTTTTGACCCTATCGCGAAACAGCAAGGCAGGCGTCGCTTTGCGGTTGTTGCTTGTGGCCTGTTATGAAAGAGCGACAGAATTACTCCTCAGCCTCATGTTGACCCTAACCGTCATGACAATCACGGCAACCGCCTTGTTCATCATAGAAGGACAAGCGCAACCCGAAGCCTTCGGCTCAATCCCCCGCGCCATGTGGTGGGCCGTCGCAACCCTGACCACGGTCGGCTATGGTGATATCTACCCCATAACCGTCGCCGGAAAATTCTTCGCCAGCATCGCGACGCTGACGTCGATTGCGATTGTCGCAATGCCAACAGGTATTTTAGCAGCAGCGTTTTCTGATGCGTTTCAGAAGATGAAGAAGGATTAG
- a CDS encoding amidase family protein, with protein MSDTTNEFIKMTASQAVAHLRSKEVSPLELVEASIKRIKTVDDKINALPIHCFEQARAQAKSFDIETHAQNPKSLCGLPIAVKNYNDLGGALTTYGSPLFANNIAKHSDATVRQLESNGAIAVAKSNVPEWAGGHTFNPVNGTTLNPWDMRKSAGGSSGGSAAALASGSVWLATGNDLGGSLRTPAAFNGIVGLRPGPGRVPRGTRLPAMDTLWVEGPMARNVPDLALMLDAGVGQQIDDPLSFDHAGPSFVEALEKAELPKRIAFSPDLGIVSMENEIAQICGGAGSFFEGMGVDVTDDIPDFTGVLEAFQTLRAVLFATLMEPILAQHREHIAPEIIGNIERGLNITPAQIFDAERVRIELYKKVMKFFETHDFLICPAASIAPFPIEQRYVTEIDGKPCETYIDWFSITFALTMTACPTMSVPCGFTSKGLPVGVQIMGKPRGEAALLGAAKLFEEATGISKKVPIDPRTGG; from the coding sequence ATGAGCGACACAACCAACGAATTCATCAAAATGACAGCGAGCCAAGCTGTTGCTCACCTGCGTTCAAAAGAGGTCTCCCCGCTTGAATTGGTTGAGGCATCCATTAAGCGCATTAAAACGGTGGATGATAAGATCAACGCGCTGCCCATTCACTGTTTTGAGCAAGCGCGGGCCCAAGCAAAATCGTTTGATATTGAAACTCATGCACAAAACCCAAAATCACTCTGCGGCCTGCCGATTGCCGTAAAAAATTATAATGATCTTGGCGGCGCTCTAACCACCTATGGCTCCCCACTTTTTGCAAATAATATCGCCAAACATTCAGACGCCACAGTTCGCCAATTGGAAAGCAATGGTGCAATCGCGGTTGCAAAATCCAATGTCCCAGAATGGGCAGGCGGGCACACGTTCAACCCCGTTAATGGCACAACATTAAACCCGTGGGATATGCGCAAAAGTGCGGGCGGGTCATCTGGCGGATCAGCCGCCGCCCTTGCGAGCGGATCGGTTTGGCTCGCCACTGGCAATGACCTTGGGGGGAGCCTTCGAACACCCGCTGCCTTCAACGGCATTGTGGGTTTGCGACCCGGCCCAGGCCGTGTGCCACGCGGTACACGATTGCCTGCAATGGATACGCTGTGGGTGGAAGGCCCAATGGCGCGCAATGTTCCCGACTTGGCTTTAATGTTGGATGCGGGCGTGGGTCAACAAATCGACGACCCATTGTCTTTTGACCATGCTGGCCCGTCCTTCGTGGAGGCGCTGGAAAAGGCAGAGCTTCCAAAGAGAATTGCTTTCAGTCCTGACCTTGGCATCGTTTCGATGGAGAACGAAATCGCGCAAATTTGCGGTGGGGCTGGTTCGTTTTTTGAAGGGATGGGTGTTGACGTAACCGACGATATTCCAGATTTCACTGGCGTGCTTGAAGCCTTCCAAACCTTGCGCGCGGTTTTGTTTGCAACGTTGATGGAACCAATCTTGGCCCAACACCGAGAGCACATCGCGCCCGAAATCATCGGCAATATTGAGCGCGGTCTTAACATCACGCCTGCACAAATATTCGACGCTGAACGGGTGCGCATCGAGCTTTATAAAAAGGTCATGAAATTCTTCGAGACGCACGACTTCCTTATCTGTCCCGCAGCCTCCATCGCCCCCTTCCCGATTGAGCAGCGCTATGTCACTGAAATTGATGGTAAGCCCTGCGAGACATACATCGACTGGTTCTCCATCACCTTCGCACTCACCATGACAGCCTGTCCAACCATGAGCGTGCCTTGTGGTTTCACGTCAAAAGGCCTACCTGTTGGCGTACAGATCATGGGTAAGCCGAGAGGGGAAGCGGCACTTTTAGGGGCCGCGAAATTATTTGAAGAAGCGACAGGCATTTCAAAGAAAGTGCCGATTGACCCTCGCACGGGTGGGTAA